One segment of Enterobacter ludwigii DNA contains the following:
- a CDS encoding Gfo/Idh/MocA family protein, whose protein sequence is MMSASTPSLLRVAIIGAGQVADKVHASYYATRSDVQMVAVMDSGLEQAQAFAERHAIPSVWQNASEMLQAVKPDVVSVCSPNRFHFEHVMAALEAGCHVMCEKPPAMTPQQADQMRMTARKAGKVLAYDFHHRFALDTQLLRDAVTNGALGEIYFTSAQALRRCGVPGWGVFTNKSLQGGGPLIDIGIHMLDAAMYVLGFPAVKRVTAHSFQKLGNRKNSGQFGEWDPARFTVEDALFGTIEFCNGGVLRLDTSFALNIREQSIMNVSFCGEKAGATLFPAHIYHDEAGVLQTLMQRDEADDQRHLRSMEAFVRHVLGEPVMIADAEQGLVIQQLVAALYESADTGESVTLC, encoded by the coding sequence GTGATGAGTGCTTCAACACCTTCGCTTCTGCGCGTCGCCATTATTGGCGCCGGGCAGGTCGCGGACAAAGTGCATGCCTCGTATTACGCCACACGCAGTGATGTTCAAATGGTCGCTGTCATGGACAGCGGCCTTGAACAGGCACAGGCGTTTGCGGAACGTCATGCAATTCCTTCGGTCTGGCAGAATGCATCTGAAATGCTGCAGGCGGTAAAACCTGATGTGGTCAGCGTCTGCTCCCCAAACCGGTTCCATTTTGAACATGTCATGGCGGCACTGGAGGCCGGATGTCATGTGATGTGCGAAAAACCGCCTGCCATGACGCCGCAACAGGCTGACCAGATGCGCATGACGGCCCGTAAAGCGGGAAAAGTGCTGGCGTATGATTTCCACCATCGGTTTGCGCTCGACACGCAGCTGTTACGTGACGCTGTCACAAATGGGGCGTTAGGTGAGATCTACTTTACGTCGGCGCAGGCGCTGCGTCGTTGCGGCGTGCCGGGCTGGGGCGTCTTTACGAACAAATCGCTACAGGGTGGCGGACCGCTGATCGATATCGGTATTCATATGCTGGATGCCGCGATGTATGTGCTGGGTTTCCCGGCGGTAAAAAGGGTGACCGCCCACAGCTTCCAGAAGCTGGGGAACCGTAAAAACAGTGGACAGTTTGGCGAGTGGGATCCCGCCCGGTTTACCGTTGAAGATGCTTTGTTTGGCACAATTGAATTCTGCAATGGCGGCGTTCTGCGCCTGGATACGTCGTTTGCGTTGAATATCCGCGAGCAGTCGATCATGAATGTTTCATTCTGTGGGGAAAAGGCGGGGGCCACGCTCTTCCCGGCACACATTTACCACGATGAGGCGGGCGTTTTACAGACCCTCATGCAGCGTGATGAGGCAGACGACCAGCGTCACCTGCGCAGCATGGAGGCGTTTGTACGCCATGTGCTGGGAGAGCCGGTTATGATCGCAGATGCGGAACAGGGGCTGGTTATCCAGCAACTTGTTGCCGCGCTTTATGAATCGGCGGATACAGGGGAAAGCGTGACGTTATGCTGA
- a CDS encoding sugar phosphate isomerase/epimerase family protein, giving the protein MKIATQNQAFFPTSILEKFQYIKAMGFDGYEIDGKLLVDNLDEVKAAITATGLPVTTACGGYDGWIGDFIEERRLNGLKQIERILEALAEVGGKGIIVPAAWGMFTFRLPPMTSPRSLAGDREAVSASLRYLDEVAARTGTTVYLEPLNRYQDHMINTLADARRYIKENALRHVQIIGDFYHMNIEEDSLTEALHRNRDLLGHVHIADNHRYQPGSGTLDFATLFGQLRADNYQGYVVYECRVRADDPAQAYQDSLTYLREC; this is encoded by the coding sequence ATGAAAATCGCAACGCAAAACCAGGCCTTTTTCCCGACTTCTATTCTGGAGAAATTCCAGTACATCAAAGCGATGGGTTTTGATGGCTATGAAATTGACGGCAAACTGCTGGTGGACAATCTCGATGAAGTGAAAGCCGCAATCACCGCCACGGGCCTGCCGGTGACCACCGCCTGCGGGGGATATGACGGCTGGATTGGTGACTTCATTGAAGAACGTCGTCTGAACGGATTAAAACAGATCGAACGCATCCTGGAAGCACTGGCTGAAGTGGGTGGAAAGGGAATTATTGTGCCCGCCGCCTGGGGAATGTTTACCTTCCGCTTGCCGCCGATGACCTCTCCACGCAGCCTGGCGGGTGATCGCGAAGCGGTGAGTGCTTCGCTGCGTTATCTGGATGAGGTGGCGGCGCGTACCGGGACCACCGTTTATCTTGAGCCGCTCAACCGCTACCAGGATCACATGATCAACACGCTCGCGGATGCGCGTCGCTATATCAAAGAGAACGCGCTCAGGCATGTGCAGATCATCGGCGATTTTTACCACATGAATATCGAAGAAGATTCGCTAACAGAGGCGCTGCATCGCAACCGGGATCTGCTGGGTCATGTGCATATCGCCGATAACCATCGCTATCAGCCTGGCAGCGGGACCCTGGATTTTGCCACGTTGTTCGGGCAGCTTCGTGCGGACAACTATCAGGGCTACGTGGTGTATGAGTGCCGTGTCCGCGCCGACGATCCGGCCCAGGCTTACCAGGATTCACTCACGTATCTGCGTGAATGCTAA
- a CDS encoding zinc-dependent alcohol dehydrogenase codes for MKKLVATAPRVAALVEYEDRPVAVHEVKIRARFGAPKHGTEVVDFRAASPFIDEEFNAEWQMFTPREEGAARGIEFGKFQLGNMIVGDIIECGDDVTEYQTGDRVCCYGPLQETVIVNAVNNYKLRKMPQGSSWKNAVCYDPAQFAMSGVRDANVRVGDFVVVVGLGAIGQIAIQLAKKAGASIVIGVDPIEHRCEIARRHGADYCLSPFGTDVGLEIKKLTGKQGADVIIETSGFADALQSALRGLAYGGTISYVAFAKPFAEGFNLGREAHFNNAKIVFSRACSEPNPDYPRWSRKRIEETCWELLMNGYLNCEDLIDPVVTFTTSAESYMKYVDQHPELSIKMGVTF; via the coding sequence ATGAAAAAGTTAGTTGCGACAGCGCCTCGTGTAGCGGCGCTGGTGGAATATGAAGATCGTCCTGTTGCCGTCCATGAAGTGAAAATTCGTGCGCGCTTCGGCGCGCCAAAACACGGCACCGAAGTGGTAGATTTCCGTGCGGCAAGTCCCTTCATTGATGAGGAGTTTAACGCGGAGTGGCAGATGTTTACCCCGCGTGAAGAGGGCGCGGCGCGGGGCATTGAGTTTGGTAAGTTCCAACTGGGCAACATGATCGTTGGCGACATTATCGAATGCGGCGATGACGTGACGGAGTACCAGACGGGCGACCGTGTCTGCTGCTATGGGCCGCTGCAGGAGACGGTCATCGTGAATGCCGTTAATAACTACAAGCTGCGCAAAATGCCGCAAGGGTCTTCCTGGAAAAATGCCGTCTGTTACGACCCTGCTCAGTTCGCCATGAGCGGTGTGCGTGATGCTAACGTGCGGGTGGGGGATTTTGTCGTTGTGGTCGGACTGGGTGCTATTGGGCAGATTGCGATTCAGCTGGCGAAAAAAGCCGGTGCATCCATCGTCATCGGTGTCGACCCTATCGAACATCGCTGCGAAATTGCCCGCCGTCACGGGGCTGATTACTGCCTCAGTCCGTTTGGCACCGATGTCGGTCTGGAGATTAAAAAACTGACCGGAAAGCAGGGCGCTGACGTGATTATCGAAACCAGCGGTTTTGCCGATGCATTGCAGTCTGCGCTGCGCGGGCTCGCCTACGGTGGAACAATCTCCTACGTGGCTTTCGCGAAACCGTTCGCAGAAGGGTTCAATCTGGGGCGTGAAGCCCACTTCAATAACGCGAAAATCGTTTTCTCGCGCGCCTGCAGCGAACCCAACCCGGATTACCCGCGCTGGAGCCGCAAGCGTATTGAAGAGACCTGCTGGGAACTGCTGATGAACGGTTATCTGAACTGCGAAGATCTGATTGACCCGGTTGTCACCTTTACCACCAGCGCTGAGAGCTACATGAAGTATGTCGATCAGCATCCGGAACTGAGCATCAAGATGGGCGTCACTTTTTAA
- a CDS encoding carbohydrate ABC transporter permease, with translation MATNKRVLGRLGFYLGLAVFLIITLFPFFVMLMTSLKSAKEAISLHPTILPQAWTLQHYIDIFNPLIFPFVDYFRNSMVVSLTSSVIAVFLGTLGAYALSKLRFKGRTTINASFYTVYMFSGILLVVPLFKIITALGIYDTELALIITMVTQTLPTAVFMLRSYFDTIPDEIEEAAMMDGLNRLQIIFRITVPLAISGLVSVFVYCFMVAWNDYLFASIFLSSASNFTLPVGLNTLFSTPDYIWGRMMAASLVTALPVVIMYALSERFIKSGLTAGGVKG, from the coding sequence ATGGCAACAAATAAACGCGTACTGGGCCGTCTCGGTTTTTATCTGGGGCTGGCGGTGTTTCTGATCATCACGCTGTTCCCGTTCTTTGTGATGTTAATGACCTCGCTTAAGAGCGCGAAAGAGGCGATATCGCTCCATCCGACCATCCTGCCGCAGGCGTGGACGCTGCAGCATTACATCGACATCTTTAATCCGCTGATCTTCCCGTTTGTGGACTACTTCAGAAACAGCATGGTGGTCTCGCTGACCTCGTCGGTAATTGCCGTTTTTCTCGGCACGCTGGGGGCTTACGCGTTATCCAAACTGCGTTTTAAAGGACGCACGACGATCAATGCGAGTTTTTACACCGTCTATATGTTCTCGGGGATTTTGCTGGTGGTGCCGCTGTTCAAAATCATCACCGCGCTGGGGATCTATGACACGGAGCTGGCGCTGATTATCACCATGGTGACCCAGACGCTGCCGACAGCCGTCTTTATGCTGCGCAGCTATTTCGACACCATTCCGGATGAAATAGAAGAAGCCGCGATGATGGACGGGCTTAACCGCCTGCAAATTATCTTCCGCATTACCGTTCCGCTGGCGATTTCCGGCCTCGTGTCGGTGTTCGTCTACTGCTTCATGGTGGCATGGAACGACTACCTGTTTGCATCCATTTTCCTGTCCAGCGCCAGCAATTTCACCTTGCCGGTTGGGCTGAACACGCTCTTTAGCACGCCAGATTATATCTGGGGTCGGATGATGGCGGCATCGCTGGTGACAGCGCTTCCGGTGGTCATCATGTACGCACTGTCTGAACGTTTTATCAAAAGTGGTTTGACCGCCGGTGGCGTTAAGGGCTGA
- a CDS encoding carbohydrate ABC transporter permease — MKTLFSGRSDMPFAMLLLAPSLILLGGLVAWPMISNIEISFLRLPLNPRISAVFVGLDNYVRILSDGAFWHSLWMTFWYTALVVMGSTALGLAVALFFNREFRLRKTARSLVILSYVTPSISLVFAWKYMFNNGYGIVNYLGVDLLHLYDQAPLWFDNPGSSFVLVVLFAIWRYFPYAFISFLAILQTIDKSLYEAAEMDGANAWQRFRIVTLPAIMPVLATVITLRTIWMFYMFADVYLLTTKVDILGVYLYKTAFAFNDLGKAAAISVVLFVIIFAVILLTRKRVNLNGNK, encoded by the coding sequence ATGAAGACGTTGTTTTCTGGTCGTTCAGATATGCCTTTCGCCATGCTGCTGTTGGCCCCCAGCCTGATTTTGCTGGGGGGCCTGGTGGCCTGGCCGATGATTTCCAATATTGAAATCAGCTTTTTACGTTTGCCGCTTAACCCGCGCATTAGCGCCGTGTTTGTCGGGCTGGATAACTATGTTCGTATCCTCAGCGATGGCGCATTCTGGCACTCCCTGTGGATGACGTTCTGGTACACCGCCCTGGTGGTGATGGGCAGCACGGCGCTGGGGCTGGCCGTTGCCCTCTTTTTTAACCGGGAATTTCGCCTGCGGAAAACGGCGCGTTCACTGGTGATTTTGTCCTACGTCACACCATCCATCTCGCTGGTGTTTGCATGGAAATACATGTTCAACAACGGCTACGGCATTGTGAACTATCTGGGTGTCGATCTGTTGCACCTGTATGACCAGGCGCCGCTGTGGTTCGACAACCCGGGCAGCAGTTTTGTGCTGGTGGTGCTGTTCGCCATCTGGCGTTACTTCCCCTACGCGTTTATCTCGTTCCTCGCGATATTGCAGACCATCGATAAATCGCTGTACGAAGCCGCGGAAATGGATGGGGCAAATGCCTGGCAGCGTTTTCGTATCGTCACGCTGCCCGCCATTATGCCGGTGCTGGCCACGGTGATTACACTGCGAACCATCTGGATGTTCTATATGTTCGCTGATGTTTATCTCCTGACCACCAAGGTCGATATTTTGGGCGTCTATCTCTACAAGACCGCATTTGCCTTCAATGACCTCGGGAAAGCCGCTGCCATCTCCGTGGTGCTGTTCGTGATCATCTTCGCCGTCATTCTGCTGACCAGAAAAAGGGTAAACCTCAATGGCAACAAATAA